Proteins encoded within one genomic window of Pirellulales bacterium:
- a CDS encoding NADH-quinone oxidoreductase subunit M, whose translation MSNLLLITIGFPLIGVALAALAAHWGRDAVRQSALMTSLITLVLAIVVVAHYPFGAAAGSSSIPYAASNLAWLGQDASLHGINIHFSVGLDGLSVWLFGLAALLTFCAVLVSWDSISDRPAGFYGLLLLLETGMLGVFAAGDIILFYVFFEFTLIPLFFLIGIWGSEERRYAATKFFLFTFAGSVLTFLGLLTIVLWQSMSSHKLTFSIAQLTVALAHNPLPNDAAHGYLQMLVFLALFAGFAIKVPLFPLHTWLPLAHTQAPAAGSVLLAGVLLKIGSYGFLRFSMPMLPAATAICVPWLLWLAVIGILYGALLALAQKDIKRLVACSSVSHMGFCMLGIFALNPLGLQGGVLQMINHGISTGALFALVGMLYDRYHTRNIADYGGIARKLPRFAFFLVLFTLSSIGLPGTNGFAGEFLILAGMFQRGWSQSPAGLNWELLTIAVLAVLGVVLGAWYMLWLVQRVLFGPLREPQPHAATESASGHESPAAAHQVVPAHHAPIRDLNFREMLTLAPLVVFVFWIGLVPNRFLQPIAPAVDPLAAPIDAAFQAHYAAASPSPQPSSLALRANIGDTLARSVSEDRPATSRTNFSGPSSHDSTLVGLVPSPSSLAPRPSTP comes from the coding sequence ATGTCAAATCTGCTGCTGATTACGATCGGTTTTCCGCTTATCGGCGTGGCGCTCGCGGCGCTCGCGGCCCATTGGGGACGCGACGCGGTGCGGCAAAGCGCGCTGATGACATCCCTGATCACGCTCGTGCTGGCGATCGTCGTCGTGGCCCATTATCCGTTCGGAGCCGCGGCCGGCAGTTCGTCGATCCCCTATGCCGCCAGCAATCTGGCCTGGCTGGGGCAAGATGCGTCGCTGCACGGCATCAATATCCATTTCAGCGTCGGTTTAGATGGATTGAGCGTGTGGCTTTTCGGGCTGGCGGCGCTGCTGACATTTTGTGCCGTGCTGGTGAGTTGGGATTCGATCTCGGATCGGCCGGCTGGGTTTTATGGGCTGCTCTTATTGTTGGAAACCGGCATGCTCGGCGTGTTCGCGGCGGGCGACATCATCTTGTTCTACGTGTTCTTCGAATTCACGCTGATTCCGCTCTTTTTTCTGATCGGCATCTGGGGCAGCGAAGAGCGGCGCTACGCGGCCACGAAGTTTTTCCTGTTCACGTTTGCCGGCAGCGTGCTGACGTTTCTCGGCTTGTTGACGATCGTGCTTTGGCAATCCATGTCGTCGCACAAGCTGACGTTTTCGATCGCGCAGCTCACCGTCGCATTGGCTCACAATCCGTTGCCGAACGACGCGGCCCACGGCTACTTGCAGATGCTCGTGTTCCTGGCGCTATTTGCCGGCTTTGCGATCAAGGTGCCGCTGTTTCCGCTCCATACATGGCTGCCGCTGGCCCACACACAAGCTCCCGCGGCGGGCAGCGTGCTGTTGGCGGGCGTGCTGTTGAAAATCGGCAGCTATGGCTTCTTGCGGTTCAGCATGCCGATGCTGCCGGCGGCAACGGCCATTTGCGTGCCGTGGCTGTTGTGGCTGGCGGTGATCGGCATTCTTTATGGGGCCCTATTGGCCCTGGCGCAGAAAGACATCAAGCGGCTCGTGGCCTGTTCGAGCGTCAGCCACATGGGCTTTTGCATGCTCGGCATCTTCGCGCTCAATCCCCTCGGGCTGCAAGGGGGCGTGTTGCAGATGATCAACCACGGCATTTCCACCGGGGCGCTCTTCGCCCTGGTGGGAATGCTCTACGACCGCTACCACACGCGCAATATCGCCGACTACGGCGGCATCGCTCGCAAATTGCCGCGGTTCGCATTTTTCCTGGTTCTGTTTACGCTTTCGAGCATCGGTCTGCCGGGCACCAACGGCTTTGCCGGCGAATTCCTGATCCTCGCCGGCATGTTCCAGCGCGGCTGGTCGCAATCCCCCGCCGGCCTGAATTGGGAACTGCTGACGATCGCCGTCCTGGCCGTGCTGGGCGTCGTGCTCGGAGCGTGGTATATGTTGTGGCTCGTGCAGCGCGTGTTGTTCGGGCCGTTGCGAGAGCCTCAGCCGCATGCCGCCACAGAATCCGCCAGTGGGCACGAATCGCCCGCCGCCGCGCATCAAGTCGTTCCTGCGCATCATGCTCCGATCCGCGATTTGAACTTCCGCGAAATGCTGACGCTCGCGCCGCTGGTGGTATTCGTGTTTTGGATCGGCTTGGTTCCGAACAGATTTTTGCAGCCGATCGCCCCGGCCGTCGATCCATTGGCCGCCCCGATCGACGCCGCTTTCCAAGCGCACTACGCCGCCGCATCGCCGAGCCCGCAACCATCCTCGCTTGCGCTGCGGGCTAACATTGGCGACACACTAGCCCGAAGCGTTAGCGAAGACCGCCCCGCAACATCGCGAACAAACTTCAGCGGCCCCTCGAGCCACGACAGTACATTAGTCGGCCTCGTCCCTAGCCCCTCGTCCCTCGCCCCTCGCCCCTCCACCCCATGA